One genomic window of Neisseria sp. oral taxon 014 str. F0314 includes the following:
- the moaA gene encoding GTP 3',8-cyclase MoaA, with protein MLTDPFGRTVDYLRISVTDRCDLRCTYCLPKGFKGFAVPKDWLTIEETARVAAAFARLGTKRFRLTGGEPLLRKGLTELAAEISRQPGVEDISLTTNGTRLGQQARALRAAGVRRLNISLDSLRRDCVASITGSDCLPQVLEGITAAKEAGFERIKINMVPLKGINDTDLDDMVAFCIQHGFILNLIEAMPMGATGQMHAKVNLQPVLEDLRRKFGLTPFEGRIGGGPARYWHNGSSGFTLGLITPMSQHFCATCNRVRLSATGNIHLCLGQEDKVPLRDLLRGGCTDAELDQKIRDAIALKPEKHEFVENPKKIIRVMALTGG; from the coding sequence ATGTTGACAGACCCATTCGGCCGCACCGTCGATTACCTGCGTATTTCCGTAACCGACCGTTGCGATTTGCGTTGCACTTACTGCCTGCCCAAAGGCTTTAAGGGCTTTGCCGTGCCGAAAGACTGGCTGACCATAGAAGAAACCGCCCGCGTTGCCGCCGCCTTCGCGCGGCTGGGTACCAAACGTTTCCGCCTCACCGGCGGCGAACCCCTGTTGCGCAAGGGCCTGACCGAACTGGCCGCCGAAATCAGCCGGCAGCCCGGCGTCGAAGACATTTCCCTGACCACCAACGGCACCCGCCTCGGCCAACAGGCCCGCGCCCTGCGCGCGGCAGGCGTGCGCCGCCTCAATATCAGCCTCGACAGCCTGCGCCGCGACTGCGTGGCCAGCATCACCGGCAGCGACTGCCTGCCGCAGGTACTGGAAGGCATCACCGCCGCCAAAGAAGCCGGTTTCGAACGCATCAAAATCAACATGGTTCCGCTCAAAGGCATCAACGACACCGATCTGGACGATATGGTCGCGTTCTGCATCCAACACGGCTTCATCCTCAACCTCATCGAAGCCATGCCGATGGGGGCGACCGGCCAGATGCACGCCAAAGTCAACCTGCAACCCGTATTGGAAGACCTGCGCCGGAAATTCGGCCTGACCCCGTTTGAAGGCCGCATCGGCGGCGGCCCCGCCCGCTACTGGCACAACGGCAGCAGCGGCTTCACCCTCGGCCTGATTACGCCGATGAGCCAGCACTTCTGCGCCACCTGCAACCGTGTGCGGCTGTCGGCAACCGGCAACATCCACCTGTGTCTGGGGCAGGAAGACAAAGTACCGTTGCGCGACCTTCTGCGCGGCGGCTGCACCGATGCCGAACTCGACCAGAAAATCCGCGACGCGATTGCATTGAAACCGGAAAAACACGAATTTGTGGAAAATCCGAAAAAAATCATCCGCGTCATGGCACTGACCGGCGGCTGA
- a CDS encoding rhodanese-like domain-containing protein, translating to MHIPQLSPAELQRWRQDGKAFLLLDVRTDEETAVCTLPDSVHIPMNLIPLRSNELPDGLPIVVYCHHGIRSLHTAMYLADAGFETLYNLQGGIDAWAAQIDENMARY from the coding sequence ATGCACATCCCCCAACTCTCCCCTGCCGAACTGCAACGCTGGCGGCAGGACGGCAAAGCCTTTCTGCTGCTTGACGTGCGTACCGACGAAGAAACCGCCGTCTGCACCCTGCCCGACTCCGTCCACATCCCGATGAACCTGATTCCGCTGCGCAGCAACGAACTGCCCGACGGCCTGCCGATTGTCGTGTATTGCCACCACGGCATCCGCAGCCTGCACACCGCCATGTATCTGGCCGACGCCGGCTTCGAAACACTCTACAACCTTCAGGGCGGCATCGACGCATGGGCGGCGCAGATAGATGAGAATATGGCGCGTTATTAA
- a CDS encoding protein-L-isoaspartate O-methyltransferase, protein MDFEKARFNMVEQQIRPWDVLDFDVLDALGDIPREKFVGAGFQGLAYADKELPLPNGGKMLEPKVVARLVQGLKLTKQDKVLEIGTGSGYATALLAALAGEVVTADIDAAQLEAAKTVLDGIGCGNVRYVCNDALAQETEGAPFDAVYVGGSVGRVPETLKRQLKDGGRMAVIVGGKPVQRALLITRDGGVFREKVMFDTLAAGLSDKADKPFGDFDF, encoded by the coding sequence ATGGATTTTGAAAAAGCACGTTTCAATATGGTAGAACAGCAAATCCGCCCGTGGGACGTGTTGGATTTCGACGTTCTCGACGCGCTGGGGGACATTCCGCGCGAAAAATTCGTCGGAGCCGGATTTCAAGGTTTGGCCTATGCCGACAAAGAGCTGCCGCTGCCCAACGGCGGCAAAATGCTCGAGCCGAAAGTCGTGGCACGTTTGGTGCAGGGTTTGAAACTGACCAAGCAGGACAAGGTATTGGAAATCGGCACGGGTTCCGGTTACGCCACCGCGCTGCTGGCGGCGCTGGCGGGAGAAGTCGTTACCGCCGACATCGACGCCGCGCAGCTTGAGGCGGCCAAAACGGTGCTGGACGGCATCGGCTGCGGCAATGTCCGCTACGTCTGCAACGACGCCCTGGCACAGGAAACCGAAGGTGCGCCGTTTGACGCGGTTTATGTCGGCGGCAGCGTCGGCCGAGTGCCCGAAACGCTGAAACGGCAGCTTAAAGACGGCGGCCGCATGGCGGTCATCGTCGGCGGCAAGCCGGTACAGCGCGCCTTGCTGATTACCCGCGACGGCGGCGTGTTCCGCGAAAAAGTGATGTTCGACACACTGGCGGCGGGCCTGAGCGATAAAGCAGACAAACCGTTCGGCGATTTTGACTTTTAA
- a CDS encoding GAF domain-containing protein has translation MHTIHIASSDKTSVYREILPQIESLTDGEPCFTANLANIAAVLKEAFGWFWVGFYLVERASNELVLGPFQGPAACTRIPYGRGVCGQAWAGDKAVVVEDVNRHPDHIACSSLSQSEIVIPLFDRNRRCFGVLDADSDRLAQFDETDARYLNQLAELVGRLYERDI, from the coding sequence ATGCACACCATCCATATAGCGTCTTCGGACAAAACTTCTGTTTATCGGGAAATCCTGCCGCAAATCGAAAGCCTGACCGACGGCGAACCGTGTTTTACGGCCAATCTGGCCAATATCGCCGCCGTTTTGAAAGAGGCGTTCGGCTGGTTCTGGGTGGGGTTTTACTTGGTGGAACGGGCAAGCAACGAATTGGTGTTGGGGCCGTTTCAGGGGCCGGCGGCCTGCACGCGCATCCCTTACGGCCGCGGGGTGTGCGGACAGGCTTGGGCGGGCGACAAAGCGGTGGTGGTGGAAGACGTCAACCGCCATCCCGACCATATTGCCTGCTCGTCCTTATCGCAGTCGGAAATCGTGATACCGCTGTTCGACCGCAACCGCCGTTGTTTCGGCGTGCTCGACGCCGACAGCGACCGTTTGGCGCAGTTTGATGAAACCGACGCCCGTTACCTGAACCAACTGGCGGAACTCGTCGGCAGGCTGTACGAACGGGATATTTGA
- the tpiA gene encoding triose-phosphate isomerase — translation MDHDNGMWEQKWVIGNWKMNGRLQNNNALMHRFRILPTAERVLIGLAAPTVYLLQLHNAMQIVLSNRILTCAQDVSRFPNNGAYTGEVSAEMLADIGTDIVLIGHSERSLYFGEKNEIHRQKMENVLNVGLIPLLCVGESLDEREAGREKEIIAHQLSILKGLNTGHIAVAYEPVWAIGTGKVATVEQIAAMHAFIYQEILSLCGSDVKIRVLYGGSVKAENAADIFAVPYVDGALVGGASLSYDSFTAIINAAQAS, via the coding sequence ATGGATCACGACAACGGAATGTGGGAACAGAAATGGGTTATCGGCAACTGGAAAATGAACGGACGCCTGCAAAACAATAACGCATTGATGCACCGCTTCCGCATCCTTCCGACCGCCGAACGCGTACTCATCGGGCTGGCCGCCCCCACCGTTTACCTGCTGCAACTGCACAACGCCATGCAGATAGTGTTGAGCAACCGCATCCTGACCTGCGCCCAAGACGTCAGCCGCTTCCCCAACAACGGCGCCTACACCGGCGAAGTTTCCGCAGAAATGCTCGCCGACATCGGCACCGACATCGTCTTAATCGGCCACTCCGAACGCAGCCTGTATTTCGGCGAAAAAAACGAAATCCACCGTCAGAAAATGGAAAATGTCCTCAACGTCGGTCTGATACCTTTGTTATGCGTCGGCGAGAGCCTTGACGAGCGCGAAGCGGGCAGGGAAAAAGAAATCATCGCCCATCAGCTCTCCATTCTGAAAGGACTGAACACCGGACATATCGCCGTCGCCTACGAACCCGTGTGGGCCATCGGTACGGGCAAAGTCGCCACGGTGGAACAAATCGCCGCCATGCACGCATTTATCTATCAGGAAATCTTGTCATTGTGCGGCAGCGATGTTAAAATCCGCGTTCTTTACGGTGGAAGCGTGAAAGCCGAAAACGCGGCAGATATTTTCGCCGTACCTTATGTCGACGGCGCACTAGTGGGCGGGGCTTCATTATCCTATGACTCGTTTACCGCCATCATCAATGCCGCGCAAGCCTCGTAG
- the secG gene encoding preprotein translocase subunit SecG, producing MEAFKTVIWIINIISALAVIVLVLLQHGKGADAGATFGSGTGSAQGVFGSGGNANFLSHATAIAATFFFATCMAMVYIHSNTTRHGLDFSNVKQSLPAKTQQAPTNGGKTDTVPAAPKQQ from the coding sequence ATGGAAGCCTTTAAAACCGTTATCTGGATTATAAACATCATTTCCGCCTTGGCCGTCATCGTGCTGGTCTTGCTGCAACACGGCAAAGGCGCGGACGCGGGAGCGACTTTCGGGTCGGGTACCGGCAGCGCGCAGGGGGTGTTCGGTTCCGGTGGTAACGCAAACTTTCTAAGCCATGCAACCGCCATCGCCGCTACGTTCTTTTTCGCCACCTGTATGGCGATGGTTTATATCCACTCGAATACGACCCGTCACGGTTTGGATTTCAGTAACGTAAAACAGAGCCTGCCGGCCAAAACGCAGCAGGCTCCGACAAACGGCGGCAAGACGGACACCGTACCCGCCGCACCCAAACAGCAGTAA
- a CDS encoding DNA ligase, translating into MKIIIPICTALCISLPASASGLLLAQEYKNQEIAGWAMSEKLDGVRAYWDGKRLISRQGHPFTPPADYTRNFPPYPIDGELYTSRGRFEQISAAVRSDKSDWRGIKLHVFDVPKAAGNLYQRLAVLQSWLEAHPEAPIAVIRQIPARDRAHAQTFLKEIEAQGGEGVMLRNPNHPYAAGRSSQLLKLKSRHDAECTVTQHYEGKGKNAGRLGAVGCKNQYGEFRIGSGFKDQDRDNPPPVGSTITYRYRGFTQKGTPRFATFVRIRQDSR; encoded by the coding sequence ATGAAAATCATCATACCCATTTGTACCGCATTGTGCATCTCCCTTCCCGCTTCCGCATCAGGATTGCTGCTTGCCCAAGAATATAAAAACCAAGAAATAGCCGGCTGGGCCATGAGCGAAAAACTCGACGGCGTGCGCGCCTATTGGGACGGCAAACGGCTTATCAGCCGGCAAGGACATCCGTTTACCCCGCCAGCAGACTATACTCGCAATTTCCCACCCTATCCGATAGACGGCGAACTTTACACTTCGCGCGGCCGTTTCGAGCAGATTTCCGCCGCCGTCCGTTCGGACAAAAGCGACTGGCGCGGTATCAAACTCCATGTTTTCGACGTGCCCAAAGCCGCAGGCAACCTTTACCAACGCCTTGCCGTACTGCAAAGCTGGCTGGAAGCCCACCCCGAAGCCCCCATCGCCGTCATACGCCAAATTCCCGCCCGCGACCGCGCCCACGCTCAAACCTTCCTGAAAGAAATCGAAGCGCAAGGCGGGGAAGGCGTCATGTTGCGCAATCCGAACCATCCCTACGCCGCAGGCCGCAGCAGCCAGCTTTTGAAACTTAAAAGCCGACACGACGCCGAGTGTACCGTAACGCAGCACTACGAAGGCAAAGGCAAGAACGCGGGCAGACTGGGCGCAGTCGGCTGTAAAAACCAATATGGGGAATTTCGCATCGGCAGCGGTTTCAAAGATCAAGACCGCGATAATCCCCCTCCTGTCGGCAGCACCATCACCTACCGCTACCGCGGCTTTACTCAAAAAGGAACGCCGCGGTTTGCCACCTTTGTCAGAATCCGCCAAGACAGCCGGTAG
- a CDS encoding MBL fold metallo-hydrolase translates to MALQFEILAVTPFRQNCTLLWDDETREAVLTDMGGDVLFVLNEVAARRLDVKEIWLTHGHLDHAGGVVEFLSHKDVPVVGPHRDDEFLLDSLPDITAQYGFPVSPPFKPTRWLEEGDVLNVGRYRFDVLHIPGHTPGQVVFYCAQAGLLVAGDVLFYESIGRTDFPRGNHADLIDNIRRKLLVLPDDTQVIAGHGRMTTIGHEKRHNPFL, encoded by the coding sequence ATGGCTTTACAATTTGAAATTCTGGCGGTAACGCCGTTTCGCCAGAACTGTACCCTGTTGTGGGATGACGAAACCCGCGAGGCAGTGTTGACCGATATGGGCGGCGATGTGCTGTTTGTTCTGAACGAAGTGGCCGCCCGCAGGCTGGATGTGAAGGAAATCTGGCTGACGCACGGCCATCTCGACCATGCGGGCGGAGTGGTGGAATTTTTGTCGCACAAAGATGTACCGGTTGTCGGGCCGCATCGGGATGACGAATTCCTGCTGGATTCGCTGCCGGACATTACCGCGCAATACGGTTTCCCCGTATCGCCTCCGTTTAAACCGACCCGCTGGCTGGAAGAAGGCGATGTATTGAATGTGGGCCGGTACCGGTTCGACGTGTTGCATATTCCCGGCCATACGCCCGGGCAGGTGGTGTTTTACTGTGCGCAGGCAGGACTGCTGGTGGCGGGAGACGTGCTGTTTTACGAAAGCATAGGCCGCACCGATTTCCCGCGCGGCAATCATGCCGATTTGATTGACAATATCCGCCGCAAACTGCTGGTGTTGCCGGATGACACCCAGGTCATCGCGGGACACGGCAGGATGACGACCATCGGTCATGAAAAACGGCACAATCCGTTTCTGTAA
- a CDS encoding OmpA family protein, translating to MAFDLGNLLQSQLGDVLGGFLASSGEPAESSTKAAGLALPAVVAGLLKHIGANPSNASGVLDLLTGTSGSILDGAVAKASSAEGVGGLLETGKKLLPELLGGNAANVADRISQESGVSKAASGSLLALSLPLVLSVLRGKAKDNNLQGSQILGLLGQQQGWLSQALSSDMLSALGIGSLSGLFGSLSGLAGNFGSATAAGTAAVAGATAAAKKGGFGKWIILGIAALAALFAFKSCNTGGGHAPTETAASAAEASEPEDGAVSAVETSAPVMPTSAVLDEHENEPVAASEAIASPVSAPAADTSQVVMDGGVAKFFFATGKNDVAEGAEQVVADLIEAGKEGKKLVISGFADSTGNAASNQELSKKRAQAVQAFFEAHGVKAGNIELRKPKSTTGAEGNDAEGRRVEVKVEG from the coding sequence ATGGCTTTTGATTTAGGCAATTTGCTGCAAAGTCAGCTTGGTGATGTATTGGGCGGTTTTCTTGCTTCTTCGGGCGAACCCGCTGAAAGCAGTACGAAAGCCGCCGGACTGGCACTGCCTGCCGTAGTGGCGGGTTTGTTGAAACACATCGGCGCCAATCCGTCCAATGCGTCGGGCGTACTGGATTTGTTGACCGGTACGTCAGGCAGCATATTGGACGGCGCGGTGGCGAAGGCTTCTTCGGCAGAAGGTGTCGGCGGACTGCTGGAAACGGGCAAGAAACTGCTGCCCGAACTGTTGGGCGGCAATGCGGCAAATGTTGCCGACCGGATTTCGCAGGAAAGCGGCGTATCCAAAGCAGCGTCCGGTTCGCTGCTGGCGTTGTCGCTGCCGTTGGTGTTGTCGGTATTGCGCGGCAAAGCGAAGGATAACAACTTGCAGGGCAGCCAGATTTTGGGATTGCTGGGCCAACAGCAAGGCTGGCTGTCGCAGGCGCTGAGCAGCGACATGCTTTCCGCATTGGGTATCGGCAGCCTGAGCGGGCTATTCGGCAGTTTGTCCGGACTGGCCGGCAACTTCGGTTCCGCCACGGCGGCAGGAACCGCTGCCGTAGCAGGTGCGACGGCAGCAGCCAAGAAGGGCGGTTTCGGCAAATGGATTATTCTGGGTATTGCCGCACTGGCCGCCCTGTTTGCGTTCAAGAGCTGCAACACCGGCGGCGGACATGCTCCGACCGAAACGGCCGCATCGGCGGCAGAGGCTTCCGAGCCGGAAGACGGCGCCGTGTCGGCGGTCGAAACATCGGCTCCCGTGATGCCGACTTCCGCCGTTTTGGACGAACACGAAAACGAGCCTGTCGCCGCATCCGAGGCGATCGCCTCTCCGGTTTCCGCGCCCGCAGCCGACACGTCGCAGGTCGTGATGGACGGCGGCGTGGCCAAATTCTTCTTCGCCACCGGTAAGAACGATGTGGCCGAAGGTGCGGAACAGGTCGTGGCCGATTTGATTGAAGCCGGTAAGGAAGGCAAGAAACTGGTCATCAGCGGTTTTGCCGACAGTACCGGCAATGCGGCCTCCAATCAGGAATTGTCGAAAAAACGCGCCCAGGCGGTGCAGGCGTTTTTTGAAGCGCACGGCGTGAAAGCCGGAAACATTGAGCTGCGCAAACCGAAAAGCACCACCGGCGCGGAGGGCAATGATGCCGAAGGCCGCCGCGTAGAGGTGAAAGTCGAAGGTTGA